Proteins encoded together in one Oreochromis aureus strain Israel breed Guangdong linkage group 23, ZZ_aureus, whole genome shotgun sequence window:
- the LOC116323104 gene encoding OX-2 membrane glycoprotein-like: MPQFRITHYVIAVFIFGVFGKALTAVIQTQQTVLAAVGEDAEFSCQLLKSKDVLQVTWQKISPDVETNVATYSKQFGQRVNDGFTDKVEFKYTGLQNCSIVIRNVTEQDEGCYHCLFNTYPEGSFTGTPCLHVFELHEPVVDVRESNSTEEWVVSCSATGRPAPTVTLSVSQQHLSFSQYNTVSVSNTNATFTVTTTAVLSGSRKHSTQVGCAARVLSAPHREVMVTIPDDDDDGLNEKSGSNQRNLVLRISVMLASVLLVACGFSAPLIFIAVQKENSEQE, encoded by the exons ATGCCACAGTTTAGGATTACACATTATGTCATTGccgtttttatttttggagtCTTTGGCAAAG CTCTAACAGCagtgatccaaacacagcagactGTGCTGGCAGCAGTGGGAGAAGATGCTGAATTCAGCTGTCAGCTCTTGAAGTCTAAAGACGTCCTTCAGGTCACATGGCAGAAAATCTCACCTGATGTGGAGACAAATGTTGCCACCTACAGCAAGCAGTTTGGTCAGAGAGTGAATGATGGCTTTACAGACAAAGTTGAGTTTAAATATACTGGACTACAGAACTGCTCCATAGTCATCAGGAATGTGACGGAGCAGGATGAAGGATGCTACCACTGTCTGTTTAACACTTATCCTGAAGGCTCATTCACAGGTACACCCTGCCTGCATGTCTTTG AGCTGCATGAACctgttgttgatgtcagagagtCAAACTCTACTGAAGAGTGGGTTGTTTCCTGTTCAGCCACTGGTCGACCTGCTCCCACTGTAACACTCAGTGTCTCACAACAACACCTCAGCTTCTCACAGTACAAcactgtcagtgtgtccaacaccAACGCTACATTCACTGTCACCACTACAGCTGTGCTCTCAGGTTCACgtaaacacagcacacaggTGGGATGTGCAGCACGAGTGCTCTCTGCTCCTCACAGAGAGGTGATGGTGACGAttcctgatgatgatgatgatg GGTTAAATGAGAAATCAGGATCTAATCAAAGAAATTTAG TTCTCAGGATTTCAGTCATGCTGGCCTCTGTGTTGTTGGTTGCCTGTGGTTTTTCAGCTCCACTCATCTTTATTGCGGTTCagaaagaaaactcagagcag GAATGA
- the LOC116323106 gene encoding OX-2 membrane glycoprotein-like, with amino-acid sequence MMPRFGVTCYYVTTVLIFGVFDKALTAVIQTQQTVLAGMREDAEVSCQLLEPKDVLQVTWQKSSNNVETNVATYSERFGQRVNDGFTDKVEFKHTGLQNCSIVIKNLTEEDEGCYRCLFITYPEGAFKGITCLQLYELHEPVVDVRESNSTEEWVVSCSATGRPAPTVTLSVSQQDLSFSQYNTVSVSNTNATFTVTTTAVLSGSRNNSTQVGCAARVLSAPHREVMVMIPDDDGDDDDELDEKSGSNPRNLGIRISVTLSSVVLVLGVAVLIFVRLRKKSQNSLPHMAIQSNETPVTAIRDTEETDTQEYREVRQETPERTQENHNQVLPSAPARRLIFDEN; translated from the exons ATGATGCCGCGCTTTGGAGTTACATGTTATTATGTTACTACTGTTCTTATTTTCGGAGTCTTTGACAAAG CTCTAACAGCAGTGATACAAACACAGCAGACTGTGCTGGCAGGAATGAGAGAAGATGCTGAAGTCAGCTGTCAGCTCTTGGAGCCTAAAGACGTCCTTCAGGTCACATGGCAGAAAAGCTCAAATAATGTAGAGACAAATGTTGCCACCTACAGCGAGCGCTTTGGTCAGAGAGTGAATGACGGCTTTACAGATAAAGTTGAGTTTAAACATACTGGACTACAGAACTGCTCCATAGTCATCAAGAATttgacagaggaggatgaaggCTGCTATCGCTGTCTGTTTATCACTTATCCTGAAGGAGCCTTTAAAGGTATAACCTGCCTCCAACTCTATG AGCTGCATGAACCTGTTGTTGACGTCAGAGAGTCAAACTCTACTGAAGAGTGGGTTGTTTCCTGTTCAGCCACTGGTCGACCTGCTCCCACTGTAACACTCAGTGTCTCACAACAAGACCTCAGCTTCTCACAGTACAAcactgtcagtgtgtccaacaccAACGCTACATTCACTGTCACCACTACAGCTGTGCTCTCAGGTTCACGTAACAACAGCACACAGGTGGGATGTGCAGCACGAGTGCTCTCTGCTCCTCACAGAGAGGTGATGGTGATGATtcctgatgatgatggtgatgatgatgatg AGCTAGATGAGAAATCAGGATCTAATCCCAGGAATTTAG GAATCAGGATTTCAGTGACTTTATCCTCTGTGGTGTTGGTGCTCGGTGTTGCTGTTCTCATCTTTGTCCGGCTTAGAAAGAAATCTCAGAACAG TCTGCCACACATGGCGATTCAGTCGAATGAAACACCTGTAACTGCAATCAGAGACACTGAGGA GACTGATACACAAGAGTACAGGGAAGTCAGACAAGAGACTCCTGAGCGAACTCAAGAAAATCATAACCAAGTGTTGCCATCAGCACCAGCAAGAAGACTCATTTTTGAtgaaaactga